One Candidatus Omnitrophota bacterium DNA segment encodes these proteins:
- the rplQ gene encoding 50S ribosomal protein L17, which translates to MRHAKKRTRLNLTEGERKSLILNQCRSIFKYQRITTTYSRAKVVAPAVERIISLARVDNLTNRRRVFQKLKDHALVKKLFIEFAPLFKERNGGYTRILRLSRRRGDNANLVIFELIKRLPEKKSPPKAKKEEKAVTQEKVQAPKQVTPPKEKPKAPPTAKEEKPLKQKPTPAVKELPKDKKKGGKFFGGIGKIFRRKQEP; encoded by the coding sequence ATGCGCCATGCCAAAAAGAGAACAAGATTAAACCTTACTGAAGGTGAGAGAAAATCACTCATCCTTAATCAATGCCGCTCCATTTTTAAGTATCAGCGAATAACCACGACATATTCCAGGGCCAAGGTTGTCGCTCCTGCTGTTGAACGCATTATTTCTCTAGCTAGGGTTGATAATTTGACTAACAGAAGGAGGGTTTTTCAGAAATTAAAAGACCACGCTTTGGTTAAGAAATTATTCATTGAATTCGCTCCTTTATTCAAAGAGAGAAATGGTGGATACACGCGTATCTTGCGTCTTTCAAGACGCAGAGGCGATAATGCTAATCTTGTTATCTTTGAATTAATAAAGCGCTTGCCAGAAAAGAAATCACCTCCCAAAGCAAAAAAAGAAGAAAAGGCAGTAACACAAGAGAAGGTGCAGGCCCCAAAACAAGTTACGCCGCCAAAAGAAAAGCCAAAAGCACCACCAACAGCAAAAGAGGAGAAACCCCTAAAGCAGAAGCCAACACCAGCTGTAAAAGAACTACCAAAAGATAAAAAGAAAGGTGGTAAGTTTTTTGGTGGTATAGGTAAAATCTTCAGGCGAAAACAAGAACCTTAG
- a CDS encoding DNA-directed RNA polymerase subunit alpha, whose product MGSKWKDFQMPKRLDCDEATYTPTYGKFVAEPFERGYGVTLGNALRRILLSSIEGSAATSIKINNVMHEFSTIPHVQEDVTEIVLNIKTLILRSHSKTSKTIHIKATKKGDIKAKDIITDETVEVLNPEQHIVTLTAPTKFNMEIEVGRGRGFVPAEQNKKEGATIGVIAIDSIFTPVKEVNFRAENTRVGQRTDYDRLVLEIWTNGSVSPKDALLYTANIMQRHLDVFVNFGQLPEEEEEEAMTEEERTLYDKLKLPVSELELSVRSSNCLREAKIGTIADLVKRTEQEMLAFRNFGKKSLNEISAILKDMGLSFGIQFDVKKLKKEG is encoded by the coding sequence ATGGGAAGTAAATGGAAAGATTTCCAGATGCCAAAGAGACTTGATTGCGACGAGGCCACTTATACACCGACATATGGAAAATTTGTCGCTGAACCATTTGAGCGAGGCTATGGAGTAACCCTGGGAAATGCCCTGCGTAGAATTTTATTATCCTCAATTGAAGGCAGCGCTGCTACCTCCATTAAGATTAATAATGTTATGCATGAGTTCTCTACAATTCCACACGTCCAGGAAGATGTAACCGAGATAGTCCTAAACATCAAAACATTAATCCTGAGATCACATTCAAAGACATCAAAAACTATTCATATCAAGGCTACAAAAAAAGGCGATATTAAGGCAAAGGATATAATTACCGACGAAACTGTTGAGGTCTTAAATCCGGAACAGCATATTGTCACATTAACCGCACCTACCAAATTCAATATGGAGATAGAGGTAGGCCGTGGCAGGGGATTTGTTCCAGCAGAACAGAATAAGAAAGAAGGTGCTACCATTGGCGTTATAGCTATTGATTCCATATTTACGCCAGTTAAGGAAGTGAATTTCAGGGCTGAAAATACTCGCGTTGGCCAAAGAACAGACTATGACCGACTAGTTCTAGAGATTTGGACTAATGGTAGTGTCTCACCTAAAGATGCCCTTCTTTACACTGCAAATATTATGCAGAGGCATCTTGATGTCTTTGTAAACTTTGGCCAGCTTCCTGAAGAAGAAGAGGAAGAGGCTATGACAGAGGAAGAAAGAACGCTTTATGATAAATTAAAACTTCCTGTTTCCGAGCTTGAGCTTTCGGTAAGAAGCTCTAACTGTCTACGAGAAGCTAAGATTGGTACAATTGCTGATCTTGTTAAACGCACTGAACAAGAAATGCTCGCATTTAGAAATTTTGGTAAAAAGTCGTTGAATGAAATATCAGCTATACTCAAAGACATGGGCCTTTCTTTTGGAATACAGTTCGATGTCAAGAAATTGAAAAAGGAAGGATAA